The Leptospira terpstrae serovar Hualin str. LT 11-33 = ATCC 700639 nucleotide sequence TCTCTTATGTTTGAAGGTGTTCCTAGTTACCCCGATGCAGGACGGTTTTGGGATGTAATTGATAAATATAAAGTTACTGTATTTTATACAGCACCTACTGCCATCCGTGCCTTGATGCGAGAGGGACTTGAGCATATCAAAAAAAGATCACTGAAGTCTTTACGACTCCTCGGCTCCGTGGGCGAACCGATCAATCCAGAAGCTTGGGAATGGTATCATGAAAATATTGGAAAATCAAAATGTCCCATTGTAGATACTTGGTGGCAAACAGAAACAGGATCGATTATGATCTCTGGAGTGCCTGGTGCTATACCACAAAAGCCAGGTTCGGCAAGTTGGCCATTTTACGGTATCCAACCGGTTCTTGTTGACAATGAAGGTGTGGAAATTAAAGGAAAAGGAGAGATCTCTGGAAACCTTTGTATCGCCAAACCTTGGCCTTCGATGATGCGGGGAGTGTATGGAGATTCCAAACGATTCTTTGATACTTACTTTTCACAATTCAAAGGATACTACTTTACTGGGGATGGTGCCAACAAAGACAAAGATGGTTACTTTCGGATCACAGGAAGAGTTGACGATGTTTTAAATGTTTCTGGCCATCGTATTGGTTCAGCAGAAGTAGAAAGTGCTCTTGTAGAACATAAATCAGTGGCCGAAGCAGCTGTAGTTGGATTTCCCCATGACATTAAGGGTCAAGGAATCTATGCTTATGTGACAGTAAAGCAAGGAGTCACAACCAATGATGCCTTAAAGAAAGAGCTCATTGCTATGGTTGAAAAGGTAATTGGTAAAATTGCAAGGCCAGAAGTCATCCACTGGGCTCCTGGACTTCCAAAAACACGTTCAGGGAAAATCATGCGTCGTATTTTACGAAAGATTGCCAATAATGAATTTGATACACTCGGAGATATCAGTACACTTGCTGATCCATCCGTTGTACAATCGTTAATTGATGATAAAAAGAAATACCATAGTTAAAAATGTAATTTAGTTAAATCCAATCCCTTTCTTTTAGTAAAATCTCAAAGGAAATGGATTGGATTTCGAAATCTTGACCTCTGCATTTGAATTGGTTACAGACATTTTAAAGATCCTGTGGGAGGATAGAAAAAGGTCCTATAACTCTCAGGAATTCCAATTCTTCAAATTCTGAGTCACGATCTTTTAGTTTTTGTCTAAATTCGTTTGCCTTTGCTGTATCGTGTTTCGTAAACCAATAGATACAAAAAAGTAAATACTCTCTATTCTTACGATAAGTGTTTTGATGGTTTTCCAATTCAATCGCCGTAAGTTTGTTTTGGTTCATAAAGTCTTTTACGAGAGAGTCAATGGCTAGAGTGTCTCTATCTTTTCC carries:
- the acs gene encoding acetate--CoA ligase codes for the protein MPKERIVAPSKDFAKLANVSLKEYKTKYKESIEKPEKFWAEQAKRLTWFKKWTKVLKHDFAKAKVEWFVGGKLNVSYNCLDRHLDSPLKNKAALIWEGDNPDESKVLTYHDLHREVNYFANVLKKFQVKKGDRVLIYLPMIPELAIATLACTRIGAVHSVVFGGFSPEALLGRIEDCKPTLVITADGGYRGGKPIELKKNVDVALEETKFKVKDVIVVKRTGDEGNLNWKEGRDHWYHYLMKEADVRKECPPVPVDSEDPLFILYTSGSTGKPKGVLHTTAGYLLGANLTFATIFDYKETDTYWCTADIGWITGHSYILYGPLSNGATSLMFEGVPSYPDAGRFWDVIDKYKVTVFYTAPTAIRALMREGLEHIKKRSLKSLRLLGSVGEPINPEAWEWYHENIGKSKCPIVDTWWQTETGSIMISGVPGAIPQKPGSASWPFYGIQPVLVDNEGVEIKGKGEISGNLCIAKPWPSMMRGVYGDSKRFFDTYFSQFKGYYFTGDGANKDKDGYFRITGRVDDVLNVSGHRIGSAEVESALVEHKSVAEAAVVGFPHDIKGQGIYAYVTVKQGVTTNDALKKELIAMVEKVIGKIARPEVIHWAPGLPKTRSGKIMRRILRKIANNEFDTLGDISTLADPSVVQSLIDDKKKYHS